A region from the Antennarius striatus isolate MH-2024 chromosome 24, ASM4005453v1, whole genome shotgun sequence genome encodes:
- the arl13b gene encoding ADP-ribosylation factor-like protein 13B isoform X4, giving the protein MFSLMANCCNWLKRWQEPARKVTLVMVGLDNAGKTATVRGIQGDNPQDVAPTVGFSKIDLKQGKFEVTIFDLGGGKKIRGIWKNYYSESHGVVFVVDSGDVQRIQETRETMAEVLQHPRIAGKPVLVLANKQDQEGALAEADIIENLSLEKLVNENKCLCQIEPCSAILGYGKKVDKSIKKGLKWLLNNIAKDYEAIAERVQKDTAEQRAQEEQDRKARAERVRQIREERERQEREEAERDGRQIQEEEPDDEHVHNPFQPISNLIAEKEDKETEREGPIELQQGGSDSLRTDADQEEEEDEEEEEEDARQMPENASGEPNKKKTRKLQLKRKHRVDPLRTDEGPVESPTPPPPPVGWATPKASRLPKLEPLGDSRHSDFYKKPLPPVANRPPRPNGDAHDIVF; this is encoded by the exons ATGTTTAGCCTGATGGCGAACTGCTGCAACTGGCTGAAACGCTGGCAAGAGCCCGCAAG GAAAGTGACTCTGGTCATGGTGGGACTGGATAACGCGGGGAAGACGGCCACCGTCAGAGGAATCCAAGGAG ACAATCCCCAGGACGTCGCTCCCACCGTCGGCTTTTCCAAAATCGACCTGAAGCAGGGCAAATTCGAGGTGACCATCTTCGACCTGGGCGGCGGGAAGAAGATCCGGGGCATCTGGAAGAACTACTACTCAGAGTCGCACGGCGTGGTGTTTGTGGTGGACTCCGGCGACGTCCAGAGGATCCAGGAGACGCGGGAAACCATGGCCGAGGTCCTGCAGCATCCGCGGATCGCCGGGAAGCCCGTGCTGGT CCTCGCTAACAAACAGGACCAGGAGGGAGCGCTGGCGGAGGCCGACATCATCGAGAACCTCTCGTTAGAGAAGCTTGTCAACGAGAACAAGTGTCTCTGTCAGATC GAGCCGTGCTCCGCCATTCTTGGCTACGGCAAAAAGGTGGACAAGTCCATCAAGAAGGGGCTGAAGTGGCTCCTCAACAACATCGCCAAGGACTACGAGGCGATCGCCGAGCGCGTGCAGAAGGACACGGCCGAGCAGCGGGcgcaggaggagcaggacagGAAGGCGAGGGCGGAGCGGGTGAGGCAGATCCGGGAGGAGAG GGAACGCCAGGAGCGGGAGGAGGCGGAGCGCGACGGGCGGCAgatccaggaggaggagcccgACGACGAGCACGTGCACAACCCCTTCCAACCAATCAGCAACCTGATCGCCGAG AAGGAGGATAAAGAAACGGAGAGGGAGGGGCCGATCGAGCTGCAGCAGGGCGGCAGCGACAGCCTGAGGACGGACGCcgatcaggaggaagaggaagacgaggaggaggaggaggaggacgccaGACAGATGCCGGAGAACGCTTCAG GAGAGCCCAACAAGAAGAAGACGAGgaagctgcagctgaagagGAAGCACAGGGTGGACCCCCTGAGGACGGACGAGGGGCCGGTGgagagccccacccccccaccgcctcCAG TGGGGTGGGCCACGCCCAAAGCTTCTAGGCTGCCAAAGTTAGAGCCGCTGGGGGACTCCAGACATTCTG ATTTTTACAAGAAGCCTCTCCCGCCCGTGGCCAACAGGCCGCCGCGGCCGAACGGCGACGCTCACGACATCGTTTTCTAA
- the arl13b gene encoding ADP-ribosylation factor-like protein 13B isoform X1, translating into MKAGWLQRTVRWIVQLMSFRRKCQRKVTLVMVGLDNAGKTATVRGIQGDNPQDVAPTVGFSKIDLKQGKFEVTIFDLGGGKKIRGIWKNYYSESHGVVFVVDSGDVQRIQETRETMAEVLQHPRIAGKPVLVLANKQDQEGALAEADIIENLSLEKLVNENKCLCQIEPCSAILGYGKKVDKSIKKGLKWLLNNIAKDYEAIAERVQKDTAEQRAQEEQDRKARAERVRQIREERERQEREEAERDGRQIQEEEPDDEHVHNPFQPISNLIAEKEDKETEREGPIELQQGGSDSLRTDADQEEEEDEEEEEEDARQMPENASGEPNKKKTRKLQLKRKHRVDPLRTDEGPVESPTPPPPPVGWATPKASRLPKLEPLGDSRHSDFYKKPLPPVANRPPRPNGDAHDIVF; encoded by the exons ATGAAGGCCGGCTGGCTCCAGAGGACTGTTAGATGGATCGTGCAGCTGATGTCATTTCGACGCAAGTGTCAA AGGAAAGTGACTCTGGTCATGGTGGGACTGGATAACGCGGGGAAGACGGCCACCGTCAGAGGAATCCAAGGAG ACAATCCCCAGGACGTCGCTCCCACCGTCGGCTTTTCCAAAATCGACCTGAAGCAGGGCAAATTCGAGGTGACCATCTTCGACCTGGGCGGCGGGAAGAAGATCCGGGGCATCTGGAAGAACTACTACTCAGAGTCGCACGGCGTGGTGTTTGTGGTGGACTCCGGCGACGTCCAGAGGATCCAGGAGACGCGGGAAACCATGGCCGAGGTCCTGCAGCATCCGCGGATCGCCGGGAAGCCCGTGCTGGT CCTCGCTAACAAACAGGACCAGGAGGGAGCGCTGGCGGAGGCCGACATCATCGAGAACCTCTCGTTAGAGAAGCTTGTCAACGAGAACAAGTGTCTCTGTCAGATC GAGCCGTGCTCCGCCATTCTTGGCTACGGCAAAAAGGTGGACAAGTCCATCAAGAAGGGGCTGAAGTGGCTCCTCAACAACATCGCCAAGGACTACGAGGCGATCGCCGAGCGCGTGCAGAAGGACACGGCCGAGCAGCGGGcgcaggaggagcaggacagGAAGGCGAGGGCGGAGCGGGTGAGGCAGATCCGGGAGGAGAG GGAACGCCAGGAGCGGGAGGAGGCGGAGCGCGACGGGCGGCAgatccaggaggaggagcccgACGACGAGCACGTGCACAACCCCTTCCAACCAATCAGCAACCTGATCGCCGAG AAGGAGGATAAAGAAACGGAGAGGGAGGGGCCGATCGAGCTGCAGCAGGGCGGCAGCGACAGCCTGAGGACGGACGCcgatcaggaggaagaggaagacgaggaggaggaggaggaggacgccaGACAGATGCCGGAGAACGCTTCAG GAGAGCCCAACAAGAAGAAGACGAGgaagctgcagctgaagagGAAGCACAGGGTGGACCCCCTGAGGACGGACGAGGGGCCGGTGgagagccccacccccccaccgcctcCAG TGGGGTGGGCCACGCCCAAAGCTTCTAGGCTGCCAAAGTTAGAGCCGCTGGGGGACTCCAGACATTCTG ATTTTTACAAGAAGCCTCTCCCGCCCGTGGCCAACAGGCCGCCGCGGCCGAACGGCGACGCTCACGACATCGTTTTCTAA
- the arl13b gene encoding ADP-ribosylation factor-like protein 13B isoform X2: protein MKAGWLQRTVRWIVQLMSFRRKCQRKVTLVMVGLDNAGKTATVRGIQGDNPQDVAPTVGFSKIDLKQGKFEVTIFDLGGGKKIRGIWKNYYSESHGVVFVVDSGDVQRIQETRETMAEVLQHPRIAGKPVLVLANKQDQEGALAEADIIENLSLEKLVNENKCLCQIEPCSAILGYGKKVDKSIKKGLKWLLNNIAKDYEAIAERVQKDTAEQRAQEEQDRKARAERVRQIREERERQEREEAERDGRQIQEEEPDDEHVHNPFQPISNLIAEKEDKETEREGPIELQQGGSDSLRTDADQEEEEDEEEEEEDARQMPENASGEPNKKKTRKLQLKRKHRVDPLRTDEGPVESPTPPPPPVGWATPKASRLPKLEPLGDSRHSASAV from the exons ATGAAGGCCGGCTGGCTCCAGAGGACTGTTAGATGGATCGTGCAGCTGATGTCATTTCGACGCAAGTGTCAA AGGAAAGTGACTCTGGTCATGGTGGGACTGGATAACGCGGGGAAGACGGCCACCGTCAGAGGAATCCAAGGAG ACAATCCCCAGGACGTCGCTCCCACCGTCGGCTTTTCCAAAATCGACCTGAAGCAGGGCAAATTCGAGGTGACCATCTTCGACCTGGGCGGCGGGAAGAAGATCCGGGGCATCTGGAAGAACTACTACTCAGAGTCGCACGGCGTGGTGTTTGTGGTGGACTCCGGCGACGTCCAGAGGATCCAGGAGACGCGGGAAACCATGGCCGAGGTCCTGCAGCATCCGCGGATCGCCGGGAAGCCCGTGCTGGT CCTCGCTAACAAACAGGACCAGGAGGGAGCGCTGGCGGAGGCCGACATCATCGAGAACCTCTCGTTAGAGAAGCTTGTCAACGAGAACAAGTGTCTCTGTCAGATC GAGCCGTGCTCCGCCATTCTTGGCTACGGCAAAAAGGTGGACAAGTCCATCAAGAAGGGGCTGAAGTGGCTCCTCAACAACATCGCCAAGGACTACGAGGCGATCGCCGAGCGCGTGCAGAAGGACACGGCCGAGCAGCGGGcgcaggaggagcaggacagGAAGGCGAGGGCGGAGCGGGTGAGGCAGATCCGGGAGGAGAG GGAACGCCAGGAGCGGGAGGAGGCGGAGCGCGACGGGCGGCAgatccaggaggaggagcccgACGACGAGCACGTGCACAACCCCTTCCAACCAATCAGCAACCTGATCGCCGAG AAGGAGGATAAAGAAACGGAGAGGGAGGGGCCGATCGAGCTGCAGCAGGGCGGCAGCGACAGCCTGAGGACGGACGCcgatcaggaggaagaggaagacgaggaggaggaggaggaggacgccaGACAGATGCCGGAGAACGCTTCAG GAGAGCCCAACAAGAAGAAGACGAGgaagctgcagctgaagagGAAGCACAGGGTGGACCCCCTGAGGACGGACGAGGGGCCGGTGgagagccccacccccccaccgcctcCAG TGGGGTGGGCCACGCCCAAAGCTTCTAGGCTGCCAAAGTTAGAGCCGCTGGGGGACTCCAGACATTCTG CGAGCGCCGTGTAA
- the arl13b gene encoding ADP-ribosylation factor-like protein 13B isoform X3 encodes MKAGWLQRTVRWIVQLMSFRRKCQRKVTLVMVGLDNAGKTATVRGIQGDNPQDVAPTVGFSKIDLKQGKFEVTIFDLGGGKKIRGIWKNYYSESHGVVFVVDSGDVQRIQETRETMAEVLQHPRIAGKPVLVLANKQDQEGALAEADIIENLSLEKLVNENKCLCQIEPCSAILGYGKKVDKSIKKGLKWLLNNIAKDYEAIAERVQKDTAEQRAQEEQDRKARAERVRQIREERERQEREEAERDGRQIQEEEPDDEHVHNPFQPISNLIAEKEDKETEREGPIELQQGGSDSLRTDADQEEEEDEEEEEEDARQMPENASGEPNKKKTRKLQLKRKHRVDPLRTDEGPVESPTPPPPPASAV; translated from the exons ATGAAGGCCGGCTGGCTCCAGAGGACTGTTAGATGGATCGTGCAGCTGATGTCATTTCGACGCAAGTGTCAA AGGAAAGTGACTCTGGTCATGGTGGGACTGGATAACGCGGGGAAGACGGCCACCGTCAGAGGAATCCAAGGAG ACAATCCCCAGGACGTCGCTCCCACCGTCGGCTTTTCCAAAATCGACCTGAAGCAGGGCAAATTCGAGGTGACCATCTTCGACCTGGGCGGCGGGAAGAAGATCCGGGGCATCTGGAAGAACTACTACTCAGAGTCGCACGGCGTGGTGTTTGTGGTGGACTCCGGCGACGTCCAGAGGATCCAGGAGACGCGGGAAACCATGGCCGAGGTCCTGCAGCATCCGCGGATCGCCGGGAAGCCCGTGCTGGT CCTCGCTAACAAACAGGACCAGGAGGGAGCGCTGGCGGAGGCCGACATCATCGAGAACCTCTCGTTAGAGAAGCTTGTCAACGAGAACAAGTGTCTCTGTCAGATC GAGCCGTGCTCCGCCATTCTTGGCTACGGCAAAAAGGTGGACAAGTCCATCAAGAAGGGGCTGAAGTGGCTCCTCAACAACATCGCCAAGGACTACGAGGCGATCGCCGAGCGCGTGCAGAAGGACACGGCCGAGCAGCGGGcgcaggaggagcaggacagGAAGGCGAGGGCGGAGCGGGTGAGGCAGATCCGGGAGGAGAG GGAACGCCAGGAGCGGGAGGAGGCGGAGCGCGACGGGCGGCAgatccaggaggaggagcccgACGACGAGCACGTGCACAACCCCTTCCAACCAATCAGCAACCTGATCGCCGAG AAGGAGGATAAAGAAACGGAGAGGGAGGGGCCGATCGAGCTGCAGCAGGGCGGCAGCGACAGCCTGAGGACGGACGCcgatcaggaggaagaggaagacgaggaggaggaggaggaggacgccaGACAGATGCCGGAGAACGCTTCAG GAGAGCCCAACAAGAAGAAGACGAGgaagctgcagctgaagagGAAGCACAGGGTGGACCCCCTGAGGACGGACGAGGGGCCGGTGgagagccccacccccccaccgcctcCAG CGAGCGCCGTGTAA